In Candidatus Eisenbacteria bacterium, one DNA window encodes the following:
- a CDS encoding SUMF1/EgtB/PvdO family nonheme iron enzyme, with protein MVTVDTPPPFEPYKGTEPYSFVSYAHADGASVFEDLKVLHNHGVRIWYDEGLDPGNEWSDGIANALIHSSYFLVFVSAAADNSDNVSNEIHMALELKKPTLAIYIEDIQLRPGLRLQLGARQALKKFAIPRSRYLKKVISSLPKTIFDARIPDPSVPRQDSPNEAYLNSPQLDERYEEAVHERTLAETARGNIKDYSKKLEQQISNAARSDAAEADRLRKLKRFIEKEVLNSEKLQAVEIKLQSGEFMIRDRVCNKAISTYRSGRAELESLAALISKEDLRLRTEAMSAEAMEAYAGTSDLFKSLEITPPTEFNEGERAIQAAEAEMSRGDLQQALNNYSLAKAKFSNARESAPVLAAECAERKATERSRELAELLQTVQTGRVEGQEEARRALLEGQAALRDRDIDKAINCFELADVGITNTLERVHELIARRASIESLQQLVVLDRTKAKQDNDNNQLTPSKTFEQAEQLLEAGRQYLQEMELSLAEKAFKEAQQAYACSREETLQRVEKREPADQAERQASADISALERRFQDWKIPEPGAILMAREWFELGNEYRKQEKVTDSIVAYGEARRQIASELVISSRVPASWRRLDREPGSRGWARRATDPRSGIVFVLVEPGSFKPEDGNEKSSREIVIADPFYMAETPTTRGQWRKYQLYANSHHTLQDRLLSVDHPATDLSWSEADSFCRHFGYQLPTEAEWEYVCRAGGPVNPKIPIGSIAWHAGNSGIFINKVKQKQPNSWGFFDMLGNIWEWCCNSLDCEESNPSNRQRVNCRVLQGGSISTKAEELSGSTQTSRSENSVGGDIGFRCIKRLK; from the coding sequence ATGGTCACTGTTGACACCCCGCCCCCATTTGAACCCTACAAGGGTACCGAACCATACAGCTTCGTGAGTTATGCCCATGCCGATGGGGCATCGGTCTTTGAGGATCTGAAAGTACTCCACAATCATGGGGTCCGTATTTGGTACGATGAGGGCCTTGATCCCGGTAACGAATGGTCGGACGGAATAGCCAATGCACTGATACATTCATCTTACTTTTTAGTGTTTGTCTCAGCCGCCGCTGATAACTCAGATAATGTCAGCAACGAAATCCATATGGCGTTAGAGCTAAAAAAACCGACGCTGGCGATCTATATTGAAGATATCCAACTTCGCCCTGGACTTCGTCTACAATTGGGCGCCCGCCAAGCACTCAAAAAGTTTGCGATCCCGAGAAGCCGGTATTTGAAGAAGGTTATTTCATCGCTTCCAAAAACTATCTTCGACGCGCGTATCCCTGATCCTTCAGTTCCAAGACAGGATTCGCCTAACGAAGCTTACCTGAATTCTCCGCAGCTTGATGAACGATACGAGGAGGCCGTTCACGAAAGAACCCTCGCCGAGACTGCCCGCGGGAACATCAAGGACTATAGCAAGAAACTTGAACAACAAATCTCAAATGCAGCTCGAAGTGATGCAGCCGAAGCTGATCGGTTACGAAAACTGAAGCGTTTTATTGAGAAAGAAGTTTTAAATAGTGAAAAACTCCAGGCTGTAGAGATCAAGCTCCAGTCAGGCGAGTTTATGATCCGCGACCGGGTGTGTAACAAAGCCATCTCCACCTATAGATCGGGGAGAGCAGAACTTGAGAGTCTTGCGGCGCTGATCTCCAAGGAAGACCTCAGATTGCGGACAGAAGCGATGTCAGCCGAAGCAATGGAGGCATATGCCGGCACTTCTGATCTCTTCAAGAGCCTTGAAATCACGCCCCCCACCGAATTCAATGAAGGAGAGCGAGCCATCCAGGCAGCTGAAGCAGAGATGTCGCGTGGCGACCTCCAGCAAGCGCTAAATAACTACTCCCTTGCAAAGGCAAAGTTCTCCAATGCCCGCGAGAGCGCCCCTGTTCTGGCTGCCGAATGCGCCGAGCGCAAGGCGACGGAGAGGAGCCGAGAGCTGGCAGAACTCCTCCAGACGGTCCAGACAGGACGGGTCGAAGGTCAGGAGGAAGCCCGACGTGCCCTGCTTGAAGGACAAGCCGCTCTTCGTGACAGAGATATCGACAAAGCCATCAATTGCTTCGAACTCGCTGACGTTGGCATTACAAATACCCTTGAGCGCGTGCATGAGCTCATCGCTCGAAGAGCTTCGATTGAATCACTTCAGCAGCTGGTTGTCTTGGATCGAACCAAGGCAAAGCAAGATAACGATAACAACCAGTTGACACCTTCCAAGACATTTGAACAAGCGGAGCAGCTTCTGGAAGCAGGCCGCCAATACCTGCAAGAGATGGAACTATCCCTGGCGGAAAAAGCCTTCAAAGAAGCACAGCAGGCTTATGCATGTTCTCGCGAGGAGACGTTGCAGCGTGTGGAAAAACGCGAGCCCGCAGATCAGGCGGAACGCCAAGCATCGGCGGACATCAGCGCACTGGAGAGAAGGTTTCAAGATTGGAAGATCCCGGAACCCGGAGCGATTTTGATGGCGCGGGAATGGTTCGAGCTGGGCAACGAGTATCGCAAACAGGAAAAGGTAACAGATTCAATTGTGGCCTATGGCGAGGCAAGGCGCCAGATCGCGTCCGAGCTTGTCATTTCCTCTCGTGTGCCGGCGAGCTGGAGACGGCTTGATCGGGAACCTGGATCAAGGGGATGGGCCCGTCGGGCTACCGATCCGCGCAGTGGGATCGTGTTTGTGCTTGTGGAGCCGGGGAGCTTCAAGCCGGAAGACGGGAACGAGAAATCGAGTCGCGAGATTGTCATCGCTGACCCGTTCTACATGGCCGAGACACCGACGACCCGCGGCCAATGGCGGAAATACCAGCTTTATGCCAACTCACATCACACGCTGCAGGATCGACTTCTCTCCGTGGACCATCCCGCTACGGACCTAAGCTGGAGCGAGGCGGATTCATTCTGCCGGCACTTCGGCTACCAATTACCTACGGAAGCAGAGTGGGAGTATGTATGCAGGGCCGGCGGACCGGTGAATCCAAAAATTCCGATCGGTTCTATCGCCTGGCATGCTGGAAATTCTGGGATCTTCATTAATAAAGTGAAACAGAAACAGCCTAATTCCTGGGGCTTTTTCGATATGCTGGGGAATATCTGGGAGTGGTGTTGCAACTCTCTGGATTGCGAGGAAAGCAACCCATCGAACAGGCAGCGCGTCAATTGTAGAGTGTTGCAAGGCGGGTCGATTTCCACTAAAGCTGAAGAACTTTCGGGCTCAACACAAACGTCACGATCGGAAAACAGCGTCGGGGGGGATATCGGATTCCGGTGCATCAAGCGACTTAAGTGA